The region CTTGAACCTCTTTATATAATGCCTCCTTCGAGAGTCTCTCTGATTCGGCCTCGGATAGGGTTTCATTGAGTTCTGCAAGCTGCTTGTATATGATGTTAAGGTTTTCATCTAAAGAGACAATGCCCGCGCTTTTTGCAAAGGCGCTAAGCTCTTCTTCAGCTCTTTCGAGTTTTGCCTTTACCTGTTCGAGCTGCTTTTCAAGAAACCCCCTTGCCGCTTTTGTCGCATCCAGTCGCCTGTCGAGGACCCATTCTATGAATTTATCTACAAGGGTGTTAACTGCATTTGCCGAAAGCTCCGGATCGGCACTCTCAAAGCTAACATCAAGCAGCCTGGATCTTCTATCCGGTGTTACCTCAACCCTATTTATAAAGGAGCTGATTAACCCTTCTTCTCCAGCAAGCTTCTTTTTTTTGGTCTCTCCACGGTCTGATCCCTTCTTTCTTGTAATAATTCCAGCAACTGCATTTTTGATAGAGGGTAAAAGTCCCTTTTTTGACTTCTCTCCTGTTGCGAATTCAGGATGTGAACCGAGCGCCAGACTACTGACAACCTCTTTAGCCAGAGATTTGCTCTTGATGAGCTGATACTGCGTTTCATAGAACTCCCTTTGCATCGCGTCAACATTTATTACTTCTTCGAATGTCGTAATCCTGGGATTTTCAGGGGCTATCTCTATCGTGGCCTCGGACTTATATACGGGTGTCTTTACTAAGGATAATATCGTCACAGTTACAATCGAGAAAACAAGGCAGGATATTACTACCCATTTTCTTCTCAGAATAACATCTAAATAATCCCTGAGGTCAAGTTTATCCTCGATATAGGAATCGTATTCTCTTATGACCTCAGTGGATAAGGAATGATCATCTCTTTCCTTTAAACCCCTGCTTTTGTATTCCTCGATTCCTCTATTTTCTTCCTCTCCCAACTTTGCAACTCCGTAAGTTTATCTTATATCTCTATAGCGCTCAGGGGGTTCATAACCCACTCCCACAAGACCAAATCCAAGACTAAGGCGAAGTCCATAAATAAGTCTCTTAAATCCGCTTGAAGCAATCACGATGGCATCTCTATCATTTACTTTAGGGTCTTCAGCCGCTCCATCTCGAATTTGATCCAAATCCAACTTTACGAGTTCTCTTTCTCCGCTTCCCAGGTAACGAATCAAGGTGACATCACTGCTATTTGCATAGCTTGTGAGCCCACCGGCTTCGGAAATCACTTGACTAACCGTGGTAAGACCCTCTTTTATTTGTATAGAGCCCGGGCGCGTTACCGCACCCTCGACAAAAACGTTTCCAGCCTCAGGAACATAGACTACATCTCCAGGTTTTAGTGTAAGATTTGTTTCTTCGGCGGCATCGCCCTTTTGAAGAAGCTCGTCGAGATCAACCATGTAAGCCTGTTTTCCCCCATCTTCTTCACTTCTTGTGATATAGACTGTCCTTCCTGCTTGCTCACTCAACCCCCTTGCGGCAGCCAGAGCATCGATAAGAGTTAGTTTTCCCACAAGTTCATAATTTCCCGGTTCTCTTACATAACCAACCACTGAAACGAGCTTACTCTTATTCTCCTTAACAAAGACAACTACATGAGGATCATTGAGATATTGACCTTCCTTTAGAAGACTCTCGATCCTTTGCTCAGCTTCTCTTGCAGTGAGCCCATCCACGTCAACACCGCCCAAAAGGGGAAGAGTGATCTGCCCTCTTGAGCTTACGCGTGCTGTGGTTGTTAGCTTGTCAGACTCAAATGTCTTAATTTCTAACAAATCTGCAGGTCCTATAAGGTAATCGGCAGGGGATACGGGAGAGGTGGCCCCTTGTTCCAGAAGCTTAGAATTAAGCTCACTCATTTCCTGGGAGGACTCTATGTTAATTTTATTAAACGAATTCACCGGTGGGTTGTTGCTGAGTGAGCAACCGTATGTAAAAATCAGGAATATGAAAGAAGTAATTATTGAACATATGTTCATGGCTTTAGGCCCATAACTAAAACTTCTCGACGAGAAATTGGAATTAATTATTCAATTTCGCTTGCTATTAGATCTCCACCACCACCGCCACCATTATCAGATGTAGTGGCTGCGACGATAGGGCCAACGATTGCTGCCGTTATCACAGTACCAACTACTCCAATTGTAGCACCTGTTGATAAACCATCTGTACCATCAGCATTCAAGTCGTCATCTGATGGATTGTTCTTATCAGTTGCATCAGCAAGTTCCCCTTCACTTTCATCAATAACTGCCTGTGCCAAAAGAAACCTCTCACCAGCTTTTATTGTCCTAGGTCCCTGGGGAGTTAGTACTTCTAATGTTCCCTCACTAAGCTCCAGGATAGTATCAGTTTCGGTTACCACAATTCTCCCTTCTATTATAGATTCGTTTGCTCTAACTATTTCTGGAGAAAAAATAACGCCATCTTTTGTATTAAATGAAACAATCGTTTTATGAGGTTGAATTCGAAAGTTTATAATCCCTTTTTCAATTTGAAAGATAACTTTATTACCCTCGTCAAATGCTTCAAGTATGGTCCCCTTTTCAGCAACCAATGTTCCACCATTGATCCTTATGAGAGCTTTATGGTCATAAGTCATTTTATTGCCGGAGACTAAGGGATAGATTTCTGGTTTGCTAGGAGACGTAAAAATCGCAACCTTCCCTAAAATTGTAGCTGCATGCAGAGGAGCGTTTATTAAAAGAAGCGTTAAAACAACTAAAAGCAGCGCTAAAACAAATGGGAATTTTTTTGATACTGTCATAACACTACACCTCCTTATCGAATTGATTTTTAACCCCACCTTTCATCCTACGCCTAATCAATCTAAGAAACAATCGGTATAAACCTGAGAAATATAGGGGAAAAACCTGATATGGAGGGATAATAGACCTGATCTTGGCTCTTGTGATATTAGTCGAGCTCCACCAATCCCACCCGAATTGCATAACGCACCAGGCCCGCAATATCGTGGATTTCCAGCCGTTCCATTAACTGCATACGATGCGTCTCAACCGTCTTCACGCTGATTTTCAACGTGCAGGCGATCTTCTTTGTCGAGTATCCTTCGGAAATCAATTGCAAAACTTCGCGCTGGCGTAACGTCAATAGTTCGAGTGATGTGGTCTCGCCGGCAGCGCACCGAATGTAACCCCTGACGACATGTTTCGACACGATCGGGCTGAGATACGTCTCACCACGGGCAACGGTCCTGATTGCGATTTCCAGTTCAGCAGTGTCGGCGCCTTTTAATATGTAGCCTTTCGCACCGGCGCGCAGCGCTTGCAGTATGTATCCCTCATTTATATGCATGGAAAGGATAAGCACGCGTACAAGAGGAAATTCCTTTGATATGCGTACCGACGCCTCCAAACCATTCAACCCCGGCATCGAAATGTCCATTAAAACCACATCGGGGCGAAGCTTTCTAACAAATCTCAGAGCCTCACGACCATCACTTGCTTCCGCAATGACCTCTATCCCTGCAATATTATTTCGCAGGGAGCAAATACCAGCGCGTACCAGTGTATGGTCATCTGCAAGTAAAACGCGAATGGGCTTCATAATAAAATTCGTTACTCCAAGGACTGCGTTGGATAACCAGCCCCATCTATCCTTACATGGGCTTTCATAAATATTGAAGAACGATTATCCTATTTTTTAACCTCTCGAGGGGTTCTATCTTTCATATGTCTGGCAGCCATAAATCTAAAAAAACCGGTAATGAATAAGTTCATTAAAAAGGAATAGCCTATTTATCATTTTTTTAAATAACTTCATAACTACCCCTCAAAGTTAGCTAAACCTGTTCAGAATCTTTAGTTTCGAGTTGCTGCGAGTTGAATCCATCATCTGTTACTTTTACACTTAATCAATCCAAGGAACAATCGGTATAAAACTGAGAAATATGGGGGAAAAACCTGAGATGGGAGGGAAAAAAGGCCTTACTTCCCTTATCTTTAGCGCTTGTGCTATTGGTCGGGCTCCACCAATCCCACCCGAATCGCATAACGTACCAGACCTGCAATATCGTGGATGTCCAGCCGTTCCATTAACTGTATGCGATGCGTCTCGACCGTTTTCACACTGATTCCCAAAGTGCGGGCGATCCCCTTCGTAGAGTACCCTTCGGAAATCAGTTGCAAAACTTCGCGCTGGCGTGCCGTCAAT is a window of Thermodesulfobacteriota bacterium DNA encoding:
- a CDS encoding polysaccharide biosynthesis/export family protein codes for the protein MSELNSKLLEQGATSPVSPADYLIGPADLLEIKTFESDKLTTTARVSSRGQITLPLLGGVDVDGLTAREAEQRIESLLKEGQYLNDPHVVVFVKENKSKLVSVVGYVREPGNYELVGKLTLIDALAAARGLSEQAGRTVYITRSEEDGGKQAYMVDLDELLQKGDAAEETNLTLKPGDVVYVPEAGNVFVEGAVTRPGSIQIKEGLTTVSQVISEAGGLTSYANSSDVTLIRYLGSGERELVKLDLDQIRDGAAEDPKVNDRDAIVIASSGFKRLIYGLRLSLGFGLVGVGYEPPERYRDIR
- a CDS encoding response regulator transcription factor, which codes for MKPIRVLLADDHTLVRAGICSLRNNIAGIEVIAEASDGREALRFVRKLRPDVVLMDISMPGLNGLEASVRISKEFPLVRVLILSMHINEGYILQALRAGAKGYILKGADTAELEIAIRTVARGETYLSPIVSKHVVRGYIRCAAGETTSLELLTLRQREVLQLISEGYSTKKIACTLKISVKTVETHRMQLMERLEIHDIAGLVRYAIRVGLVELD